The Arachis ipaensis cultivar K30076 chromosome B07, Araip1.1, whole genome shotgun sequence genome includes a window with the following:
- the LOC107607621 gene encoding uncharacterized protein LOC107607621 has protein sequence MGKKAVPKEEDAAEKLKEKEFQEKIGSVVVQASVMMKEPKEQHPLKVKKETEDEQIAKFLTVLEKKPPYMACLKSVFSEKKALRGDKTVVLTKECSALVQKKLPPKLPDPGNFVIPCTIGTITFEKALCDLGSSINLMSLSVMKKLGIQEVQPIRISREMADKSLKRVYGLVENVLVKVEDLYLPADFVIFDTWEEKDDSIILGRPFLAIGRTLIDVESGELVLRMHEDHLLFKIPKPQPLSDKGGTSIQSSVLEPSHSIHKARIRWKK, from the exons ATGGGCAAGAAGGCCGTGCCTAAAGAAGAGGATGCTGCTGAGAAATTGAAGGAGAAAGAGTTTCAAGAGAAGATTGGGAGTGTAGTAGTACAAGCCTCAGTAATGATGAAGGAGCCTAAAGAACAACACCCTCTGAAAGTGAAAAAAGAGACCGAGGATGAGCAAATTGCTAAATTCTTGACA gtgttGGAGAAGAAGCCTCCCTATATGGCCTGTCTGAAAAGTGTATTCTCTGAGAAGAAGGCCCTGAGGGGAGATAAAACTGTGGTGCTAACCAAGGAGTGCAGTGCATTAGTGCAAAAGAAGCTACCTCCGAAATTGCCAGATCCTGGAAACTTCGTAATTCCCTGCACCATAGGGACTATCACATTTGAGAAAGCATTATGCGACCTTGGatcaagcataaatctgatgtccctctctgtgatgaagaagctgggtATTCAAGAGGTGCAACCCATAAGAATCTCAcgggagatggcagacaagtccctAAAGCGGGTATATGGATTGGTGGAGAATGTCcttgtaaaggttgaagacctttaccttCCTGCAGACTTCGTGATATTTGACACTTGGGAGGAAAAAGAtgactccatcatcctaggaaggccattcctagctatTGGGAGAACCTTGATTGATGTGGAGAGCGGAGAGCTAGTCCTAAGAATGCATGAGGACCATTTGCTATTCAAAATTCCTAAGCCTCAACCACTCTCAGACAAAGGTGGTACTAGCATACAGAGCTCAGTGCTCGAGCCTTCTCACTCA attcataaggcaaggatTAGGTGGAAGAAGtga